In Thunnus maccoyii chromosome 3, fThuMac1.1, whole genome shotgun sequence, the following proteins share a genomic window:
- the LOC121894316 gene encoding uncharacterized protein LOC121894316, with the protein MEAEFEERLCEEVRRYPHLYNSSFKQHKDSQMCNTSWREIAQSLGKEEAMCRQKWKYLKIQFVKAKKKLKGRSGAAGGSVSVPPIVSLLNWLSIFVKHRDTDSNFPIEADEGGDTVTLLLESIDAGGDAQEYSSTSPRTSTPSPPTVTLPPVTPTPPPPPPTSPSSLSSSSSAATSVLFSPAMSRKRKAPSTPVEDAILQRLQEIRHARDNQREEHHFVMMVADMLAKLPTRERMEALFEIHQLLYWKQREVLEKDLSQ; encoded by the exons ATGGAGGCTGAATTTGAAGAGAGGCTGTGTGAGGAGGTCCGTCGCTACCCACACCTGTACAATTCGTCTTTTAAACAGCACAAAGACAGCCAAATGTGCAATACTTCGTGGAGGGAAATTGCCCAGAGTTTGGGGAAAGAAGAAGCCATGTGTCGGCAGAAGTGGAAGTATTTAAAGATCCAGTTTGTGAAGGCGAAGAAGAAGCTCAAAGGACGAAGCGGTGCAGCAGGCGGGAGTGTTTCTGTTCCCCCCATTGTTTCCCTCTTGAACTGGCTGTCGATCTTCGTGAAACACCGGGACACGGACTCCAACTTTCCAATAGAG GCAGATGAAGGTGGTGACACCGTGACGCTACTCCTGGAATCTATTGATGCTGGTGGTGATGCACAAGAGTATTCATCCACTTCCCCAAGGACCTCAACTCCATCACCACCAACAGTGACTCTGCCACCAGTGActccaacaccaccaccaccaccaccaacatcGCCTTCATCCCTCAGCTCATCCTCCTCAGCTGCCACGAGTGTCCTCTTTTCCCCCGCCATGTCCCGGAAAAGAAAAGCGCCGTCCACGCCTGTTGAGGATGCTATCCTGCAACGTCTCCAGGAAATTCGCCATGCCAGAGACAATCAGAGGGAGGAACACCACTTTGTCATGATGGTGGCTGACATGTTGGCGAAACTTCCAACACGTGAGCGCATGGAGGCTCTATTTGAGATCCACCAGCTGCTTTATTGGAAGCAGAGGGAAGTGCTGGAAAAGGACTTAAGCCAGTGA